Proteins encoded by one window of Primulina huaijiensis isolate GDHJ02 chromosome 1, ASM1229523v2, whole genome shotgun sequence:
- the LOC140990474 gene encoding probable inactive histone-lysine N-methyltransferase SUVR2 isoform X1 has protein sequence MSNETKVKVANAFRAMKCIGISEDKVKPVLKSLLKLFDKNWKLIEEENYRALADAIFDRDEVEAAECSRKILNSEAAEHPKKIVNSEKEDYLEEEVQASEEPERPLKRLRHRNRDGQTSTSSTSNTNVPKIPLVKPKEEPDELPEGHLPKANLANGSHSIVDPNLQVDTCQSLGANKKEQHTSVKSLIVNEKYDPCQLSARGRIQQNTSLGTERSSSHPMRLRDGGKGSVSPQSGEKSSVSARSSNAECLKEPNNKCDIVLSPSPKQKNNASHTLIKPKDEPITDVTPVTRVHPVTLNEEGPLSMNGATADDCHELSVSHAAQRIDAVDGNVAASELRNIGALAKIPAEDALGAGYLGFSSVSGSTVPVDTLPNTLPLPPTCNGMDDVTPLKMMASLDDRGSNRVSCAEEMNGSSLEVIHHPLVALNTVSSPDDVIDIAKGLEKVVITIMNEVNDERPPSFFYIPQNAVFQNAYLNFSLAHMGDSHYCGTCSGNCLSLSTPCPCAYENGGEFAYTTDGLVREDFLNECISMNRDPKKHCQFFCKECVLERSKSEDVIEPCKGHLVRKFIKECWWKCGCDKLCGNRVVQRGISCKLQVFMTPEGKGWGLRILEDLPKGAFVCEYVGEVLTNTELFDRVSRSPKGEKHSYPVLLDADWGAEEVLKDEALCLDATYYGNVARFINHRCYDSNMVEIPVEVETPDHHYYHLAFFTTRNVKAKEELTWDYGIDFDDHGHPIKAFRCQCGSKFCRNIKRSSRSKSLRR, from the exons GCCTTTCGTGCTATGAAATGTATTGGGATCTCTGAGGATAAGGTGAAGCCGGTATTGAAAAGTTTGCTAAAGCTGTTTGATAAAAATTGGAAGCTTATTGAAGAGGAAAACTATAGAGCCCTTGCTGATGCTATTTTTGACAGAGATGAAGTAGAG GCTGCAGAGTGCTCAAGGAAGATCTTGAATAGTGAA GCAGCAGAGCATCCAAAAAAGATTGTGAATAGTGAA AAAGAGGATTACTTGGAGGAAGAAGTGCAGGCTTCTGAAGAGCCTGAACGGCCTTTAAAAAGACTGCGACATAGAAATCGAGATGGTCAAACTTCCACCTCAAGTACTTCTAATACTAATGTACCCAAAATTCCACTTGTCAAGCCAAAAGAAGAACCAGATGAACTACCTGAAGGCCATTTGCCAAAGGCAAACTTGGCAAATGGTTCACACAGTATAGTGGATCCCAATTTGCAGGTTGACACATGCCAATCACTTGGTGCCAACAAAAAAGAGCAACATACTTCTGTCAAATCCTTGATTGTCAATGAGAAATATGATCCCTGCCAGCTCAGTGCCAGAGGCAGAATTCAGCAAAATACCTCGTTGGGAACAGAAAGATCATCTTCTCATCCAATGAGGCTGAGAGACGGAGGAAAGGGATCCGTCTCTCCACAATCTGGGGAGAAGAGTTCAGTTTCTGCAAGATCATCTAATGCTGAATGCCTAAAAGAGCCAAATAATAAGTGTGACATTGTTCTATCACCCTCGCCCAAACAAAAGAACAATGCCAGTCATACTCTGATTAAGCCTAAAGATGAGCCAATCACTGATGTCACACCTGTCACCAGGGTCCATCCAG TTACATTGAATGAAGAAGGTCCTTTGAGTATGAATGGTGCCACTGCAGATGACTGCCATGAACTTTCAGTATCCCATGCTGCTCAAAGAATAGACGCTGTTGATGGAAATGTTGCTGCAAGTGAACTGAGAAACATTGGAGCACTGGCAAAGATCCCAG CAGAGGATGCTCTAGGTGCTGGATACTTGGGTTTTAGTTCTGTGAGTGGATCAACTGTTCCGGTTGATACTCTTCCCAATACATTGCCACTTCCTCCAACTTGCAATGGCATGGATGATGTCACACCTCTGAAGATGATGGCAAGTCTAGATGACCGTGGATCAAACAGAGTGAGCTGTGCTGAAGAAATGAATGGTTCGAGCTTGGAGGTTATCCATCACCCGCTGGTGGCTCTGAACACTGTCAGCTCACCTGATGATGTTATCGATATAGCCAAGGGACTGGAAAAAGTTGTAATCACTATAATGAATGAGGTCAATGATGAGCGTCCTCCATCTTTCTTTTACATACCCCAAAATGCAGTTTTTCAAAATGCGTATTTGAATTTCTCTCTGGCTCATATGGGAGATAGCCACTATTGTGGTACTTGTTCTGGGAATTGTCTGTCCTTATCCACTCCTTGTCCCTGTGCATATGAAAATGGAGGTGAATTTGCATACACTACCGACGGCCTTGTTAGAGAGGACTTTCTTAATGAGTGTATCTCCATGAATCGTGATCCGAAGAAGCACTGCCAGTTTTTCTGTAAGGAATGTGTTCTTGAAAGATCAAAAAGTGAAGATGTCATTGAACCTTGTAAAGGTCATCTAGTGAGGAAGTTCATTAAAGAATGTTGGTGGAAATGTGGCTGCGATAAATTGTGTGGAAATCGAGTAGTGCAGAGAGGAATAAGTTGCAAATTACAG GTGTTTATGACACCTGAAGGTAAAGGGTGGGGTCTACGTATACTGGAGGACCTGCCAAAAGGTGCATTTGTTTGCGAGTATGTTGGAGAAGTTTTAACAAACACAGAGCTCTTTGATCGTGTTTCACGTAGTCCCAAAGGGGAGAAACATTCATATCCTGTTCTTCTTGATGCTGATTGGGGTGCAGAAGAAGTACTCAAAGACGAAGCTCTTTGTTTGGATGCTACTTATTATGGAAATGTTGCAAGGTTTATCAATCACAG ATGTTATGACTCAAACATGGTTGAGATTCCTGTGGAAGTGGAGACTCCTGATCACCACTATTATCAC CTTGCGTTCTTTACTACGAGAAACGTGAAAGCCAAGGAAGAACTTACTTGG GATTATGGTATTGATTTTGATGACCATGGCCATCCTATAAAGGCCTTTCGTTGTCAATGCGGCAGCAAGTTTTGCCGCAACATAAAACGCTCAAGTA GATCTAAATCTTTGAGAAGATGA
- the LOC140990474 gene encoding probable inactive histone-lysine N-methyltransferase SUVR2 isoform X3: protein MSNETKVKVANAFRAMKCIGISEDKVKPVLKSLLKLFDKNWKLIEEENYRALADAIFDRDEVEAAECSRKILNSEAAEHPKKIVNSEKEDYLEEEVQASEEPERPLKRLRHRNRDGQTSTSSTSNTNVPKIPLVKPKEEPDELPEGHLPKANLANGSHSIVDPNLQVDTCQSLGANKKEQHTSVKSLIVNEKYDPCQLSARGRIQQNTSLGTERSSSHPMRLRDGGKGSVSPQSGEKSSVSARSSNAECLKEPNNKCDIVLSPSPKQKNNASHTLIKPKDEPITDVTPVTRVHPVTLNEEGPLSMNGATADDCHELSVSHAAQRIDAVDGNVAASELRNIGALAKIPAEDALGAGYLGFSSVSGSTVPVDTLPNTLPLPPTCNGMDDVTPLKMMASLDDRGSNRVSCAEEMNGSSLEVIHHPLVALNTVSSPDDVIDIAKGLEKVVITIMNEVNDERPPSFFYIPQNAVFQNAYLNFSLAHMGDSHYCGTCSGNCLSLSTPCPCAYENGGEFAYTTDGLVREDFLNECISMNRDPKKHCQFFCKECVLERSKSEDVIEPCKGHLVRKFIKECWWKCGCDKLCGNRVVQRGISCKLQVFMTPEGKGWGLRILEDLPKGAFVCEYVGEVLTNTELFDRVSRSPKGEKHSYPVLLDADWGAEEVLKDEALCLDATYYGNVARFINHRCYDSNMVEIPVEVETPDHHYYHLAFFTTRNVKAKEELTWDYGIDFDDHGHPIKAFRCQCGSKFCRNIKRSSSFV, encoded by the exons GCCTTTCGTGCTATGAAATGTATTGGGATCTCTGAGGATAAGGTGAAGCCGGTATTGAAAAGTTTGCTAAAGCTGTTTGATAAAAATTGGAAGCTTATTGAAGAGGAAAACTATAGAGCCCTTGCTGATGCTATTTTTGACAGAGATGAAGTAGAG GCTGCAGAGTGCTCAAGGAAGATCTTGAATAGTGAA GCAGCAGAGCATCCAAAAAAGATTGTGAATAGTGAA AAAGAGGATTACTTGGAGGAAGAAGTGCAGGCTTCTGAAGAGCCTGAACGGCCTTTAAAAAGACTGCGACATAGAAATCGAGATGGTCAAACTTCCACCTCAAGTACTTCTAATACTAATGTACCCAAAATTCCACTTGTCAAGCCAAAAGAAGAACCAGATGAACTACCTGAAGGCCATTTGCCAAAGGCAAACTTGGCAAATGGTTCACACAGTATAGTGGATCCCAATTTGCAGGTTGACACATGCCAATCACTTGGTGCCAACAAAAAAGAGCAACATACTTCTGTCAAATCCTTGATTGTCAATGAGAAATATGATCCCTGCCAGCTCAGTGCCAGAGGCAGAATTCAGCAAAATACCTCGTTGGGAACAGAAAGATCATCTTCTCATCCAATGAGGCTGAGAGACGGAGGAAAGGGATCCGTCTCTCCACAATCTGGGGAGAAGAGTTCAGTTTCTGCAAGATCATCTAATGCTGAATGCCTAAAAGAGCCAAATAATAAGTGTGACATTGTTCTATCACCCTCGCCCAAACAAAAGAACAATGCCAGTCATACTCTGATTAAGCCTAAAGATGAGCCAATCACTGATGTCACACCTGTCACCAGGGTCCATCCAG TTACATTGAATGAAGAAGGTCCTTTGAGTATGAATGGTGCCACTGCAGATGACTGCCATGAACTTTCAGTATCCCATGCTGCTCAAAGAATAGACGCTGTTGATGGAAATGTTGCTGCAAGTGAACTGAGAAACATTGGAGCACTGGCAAAGATCCCAG CAGAGGATGCTCTAGGTGCTGGATACTTGGGTTTTAGTTCTGTGAGTGGATCAACTGTTCCGGTTGATACTCTTCCCAATACATTGCCACTTCCTCCAACTTGCAATGGCATGGATGATGTCACACCTCTGAAGATGATGGCAAGTCTAGATGACCGTGGATCAAACAGAGTGAGCTGTGCTGAAGAAATGAATGGTTCGAGCTTGGAGGTTATCCATCACCCGCTGGTGGCTCTGAACACTGTCAGCTCACCTGATGATGTTATCGATATAGCCAAGGGACTGGAAAAAGTTGTAATCACTATAATGAATGAGGTCAATGATGAGCGTCCTCCATCTTTCTTTTACATACCCCAAAATGCAGTTTTTCAAAATGCGTATTTGAATTTCTCTCTGGCTCATATGGGAGATAGCCACTATTGTGGTACTTGTTCTGGGAATTGTCTGTCCTTATCCACTCCTTGTCCCTGTGCATATGAAAATGGAGGTGAATTTGCATACACTACCGACGGCCTTGTTAGAGAGGACTTTCTTAATGAGTGTATCTCCATGAATCGTGATCCGAAGAAGCACTGCCAGTTTTTCTGTAAGGAATGTGTTCTTGAAAGATCAAAAAGTGAAGATGTCATTGAACCTTGTAAAGGTCATCTAGTGAGGAAGTTCATTAAAGAATGTTGGTGGAAATGTGGCTGCGATAAATTGTGTGGAAATCGAGTAGTGCAGAGAGGAATAAGTTGCAAATTACAG GTGTTTATGACACCTGAAGGTAAAGGGTGGGGTCTACGTATACTGGAGGACCTGCCAAAAGGTGCATTTGTTTGCGAGTATGTTGGAGAAGTTTTAACAAACACAGAGCTCTTTGATCGTGTTTCACGTAGTCCCAAAGGGGAGAAACATTCATATCCTGTTCTTCTTGATGCTGATTGGGGTGCAGAAGAAGTACTCAAAGACGAAGCTCTTTGTTTGGATGCTACTTATTATGGAAATGTTGCAAGGTTTATCAATCACAG ATGTTATGACTCAAACATGGTTGAGATTCCTGTGGAAGTGGAGACTCCTGATCACCACTATTATCAC CTTGCGTTCTTTACTACGAGAAACGTGAAAGCCAAGGAAGAACTTACTTGG GATTATGGTATTGATTTTGATGACCATGGCCATCCTATAAAGGCCTTTCGTTGTCAATGCGGCAGCAAGTTTTGCCGCAACATAAAACGCTCAAGTA GTTTTGTTTAG
- the LOC140990474 gene encoding probable inactive histone-lysine N-methyltransferase SUVR2 isoform X4, with protein sequence MSNETKVKVANAFRAMKCIGISEDKVKPVLKSLLKLFDKNWKLIEEENYRALADAIFDRDEVEAAECSRKILNSEAAEHPKKIVNSEKEDYLEEEVQASEEPERPLKRLRHRNRDGQTSTSSTSNTNVPKIPLVKPKEEPDELPEGHLPKANLANGSHSIVDPNLQVDTCQSLGANKKEQHTSVKSLIVNEKYDPCQLSARGRIQQNTSLGTERSSSHPMRLRDGGKGSVSPQSGEKSSVSARSSNAECLKEPNNKCDIVLSPSPKQKNNASHTLIKPKDEPITDVTPVTRVHPDDCHELSVSHAAQRIDAVDGNVAASELRNIGALAKIPAEDALGAGYLGFSSVSGSTVPVDTLPNTLPLPPTCNGMDDVTPLKMMASLDDRGSNRVSCAEEMNGSSLEVIHHPLVALNTVSSPDDVIDIAKGLEKVVITIMNEVNDERPPSFFYIPQNAVFQNAYLNFSLAHMGDSHYCGTCSGNCLSLSTPCPCAYENGGEFAYTTDGLVREDFLNECISMNRDPKKHCQFFCKECVLERSKSEDVIEPCKGHLVRKFIKECWWKCGCDKLCGNRVVQRGISCKLQVFMTPEGKGWGLRILEDLPKGAFVCEYVGEVLTNTELFDRVSRSPKGEKHSYPVLLDADWGAEEVLKDEALCLDATYYGNVARFINHRCYDSNMVEIPVEVETPDHHYYHLAFFTTRNVKAKEELTWDYGIDFDDHGHPIKAFRCQCGSKFCRNIKRSSRSKSLRR encoded by the exons GCCTTTCGTGCTATGAAATGTATTGGGATCTCTGAGGATAAGGTGAAGCCGGTATTGAAAAGTTTGCTAAAGCTGTTTGATAAAAATTGGAAGCTTATTGAAGAGGAAAACTATAGAGCCCTTGCTGATGCTATTTTTGACAGAGATGAAGTAGAG GCTGCAGAGTGCTCAAGGAAGATCTTGAATAGTGAA GCAGCAGAGCATCCAAAAAAGATTGTGAATAGTGAA AAAGAGGATTACTTGGAGGAAGAAGTGCAGGCTTCTGAAGAGCCTGAACGGCCTTTAAAAAGACTGCGACATAGAAATCGAGATGGTCAAACTTCCACCTCAAGTACTTCTAATACTAATGTACCCAAAATTCCACTTGTCAAGCCAAAAGAAGAACCAGATGAACTACCTGAAGGCCATTTGCCAAAGGCAAACTTGGCAAATGGTTCACACAGTATAGTGGATCCCAATTTGCAGGTTGACACATGCCAATCACTTGGTGCCAACAAAAAAGAGCAACATACTTCTGTCAAATCCTTGATTGTCAATGAGAAATATGATCCCTGCCAGCTCAGTGCCAGAGGCAGAATTCAGCAAAATACCTCGTTGGGAACAGAAAGATCATCTTCTCATCCAATGAGGCTGAGAGACGGAGGAAAGGGATCCGTCTCTCCACAATCTGGGGAGAAGAGTTCAGTTTCTGCAAGATCATCTAATGCTGAATGCCTAAAAGAGCCAAATAATAAGTGTGACATTGTTCTATCACCCTCGCCCAAACAAAAGAACAATGCCAGTCATACTCTGATTAAGCCTAAAGATGAGCCAATCACTGATGTCACACCTGTCACCAGGGTCCATCCAG ATGACTGCCATGAACTTTCAGTATCCCATGCTGCTCAAAGAATAGACGCTGTTGATGGAAATGTTGCTGCAAGTGAACTGAGAAACATTGGAGCACTGGCAAAGATCCCAG CAGAGGATGCTCTAGGTGCTGGATACTTGGGTTTTAGTTCTGTGAGTGGATCAACTGTTCCGGTTGATACTCTTCCCAATACATTGCCACTTCCTCCAACTTGCAATGGCATGGATGATGTCACACCTCTGAAGATGATGGCAAGTCTAGATGACCGTGGATCAAACAGAGTGAGCTGTGCTGAAGAAATGAATGGTTCGAGCTTGGAGGTTATCCATCACCCGCTGGTGGCTCTGAACACTGTCAGCTCACCTGATGATGTTATCGATATAGCCAAGGGACTGGAAAAAGTTGTAATCACTATAATGAATGAGGTCAATGATGAGCGTCCTCCATCTTTCTTTTACATACCCCAAAATGCAGTTTTTCAAAATGCGTATTTGAATTTCTCTCTGGCTCATATGGGAGATAGCCACTATTGTGGTACTTGTTCTGGGAATTGTCTGTCCTTATCCACTCCTTGTCCCTGTGCATATGAAAATGGAGGTGAATTTGCATACACTACCGACGGCCTTGTTAGAGAGGACTTTCTTAATGAGTGTATCTCCATGAATCGTGATCCGAAGAAGCACTGCCAGTTTTTCTGTAAGGAATGTGTTCTTGAAAGATCAAAAAGTGAAGATGTCATTGAACCTTGTAAAGGTCATCTAGTGAGGAAGTTCATTAAAGAATGTTGGTGGAAATGTGGCTGCGATAAATTGTGTGGAAATCGAGTAGTGCAGAGAGGAATAAGTTGCAAATTACAG GTGTTTATGACACCTGAAGGTAAAGGGTGGGGTCTACGTATACTGGAGGACCTGCCAAAAGGTGCATTTGTTTGCGAGTATGTTGGAGAAGTTTTAACAAACACAGAGCTCTTTGATCGTGTTTCACGTAGTCCCAAAGGGGAGAAACATTCATATCCTGTTCTTCTTGATGCTGATTGGGGTGCAGAAGAAGTACTCAAAGACGAAGCTCTTTGTTTGGATGCTACTTATTATGGAAATGTTGCAAGGTTTATCAATCACAG ATGTTATGACTCAAACATGGTTGAGATTCCTGTGGAAGTGGAGACTCCTGATCACCACTATTATCAC CTTGCGTTCTTTACTACGAGAAACGTGAAAGCCAAGGAAGAACTTACTTGG GATTATGGTATTGATTTTGATGACCATGGCCATCCTATAAAGGCCTTTCGTTGTCAATGCGGCAGCAAGTTTTGCCGCAACATAAAACGCTCAAGTA GATCTAAATCTTTGAGAAGATGA
- the LOC140990474 gene encoding probable inactive histone-lysine N-methyltransferase SUVR2 isoform X5, producing MSNETKVKVANAFRAMKCIGISEDKVKPVLKSLLKLFDKNWKLIEEENYRALADAIFDRDEVEAAECSRKILNSEAAEHPKKIVNSEKEDYLEEEVQASEEPERPLKRLRHRNRDGQTSTSSTSNTNVPKIPLVKPKEEPDELPEGHLPKANLANGSHSIVDPNLQVDTCQSLGANKKEQHTSVKSLIVNEKYDPCQLSARGRIQQNTSLGTERSSSHPMRLRDGGKGSVSPQSGEKSSVSARSSNAECLKEPNNKCDIVLSPSPKQKNNASHTLIKPKDEPITDVTPVTRVHPDDCHELSVSHAAQRIDAVDGNVAASELRNIGALAKIPEDALGAGYLGFSSVSGSTVPVDTLPNTLPLPPTCNGMDDVTPLKMMASLDDRGSNRVSCAEEMNGSSLEVIHHPLVALNTVSSPDDVIDIAKGLEKVVITIMNEVNDERPPSFFYIPQNAVFQNAYLNFSLAHMGDSHYCGTCSGNCLSLSTPCPCAYENGGEFAYTTDGLVREDFLNECISMNRDPKKHCQFFCKECVLERSKSEDVIEPCKGHLVRKFIKECWWKCGCDKLCGNRVVQRGISCKLQVFMTPEGKGWGLRILEDLPKGAFVCEYVGEVLTNTELFDRVSRSPKGEKHSYPVLLDADWGAEEVLKDEALCLDATYYGNVARFINHRCYDSNMVEIPVEVETPDHHYYHLAFFTTRNVKAKEELTWDYGIDFDDHGHPIKAFRCQCGSKFCRNIKRSSRSKSLRR from the exons GCCTTTCGTGCTATGAAATGTATTGGGATCTCTGAGGATAAGGTGAAGCCGGTATTGAAAAGTTTGCTAAAGCTGTTTGATAAAAATTGGAAGCTTATTGAAGAGGAAAACTATAGAGCCCTTGCTGATGCTATTTTTGACAGAGATGAAGTAGAG GCTGCAGAGTGCTCAAGGAAGATCTTGAATAGTGAA GCAGCAGAGCATCCAAAAAAGATTGTGAATAGTGAA AAAGAGGATTACTTGGAGGAAGAAGTGCAGGCTTCTGAAGAGCCTGAACGGCCTTTAAAAAGACTGCGACATAGAAATCGAGATGGTCAAACTTCCACCTCAAGTACTTCTAATACTAATGTACCCAAAATTCCACTTGTCAAGCCAAAAGAAGAACCAGATGAACTACCTGAAGGCCATTTGCCAAAGGCAAACTTGGCAAATGGTTCACACAGTATAGTGGATCCCAATTTGCAGGTTGACACATGCCAATCACTTGGTGCCAACAAAAAAGAGCAACATACTTCTGTCAAATCCTTGATTGTCAATGAGAAATATGATCCCTGCCAGCTCAGTGCCAGAGGCAGAATTCAGCAAAATACCTCGTTGGGAACAGAAAGATCATCTTCTCATCCAATGAGGCTGAGAGACGGAGGAAAGGGATCCGTCTCTCCACAATCTGGGGAGAAGAGTTCAGTTTCTGCAAGATCATCTAATGCTGAATGCCTAAAAGAGCCAAATAATAAGTGTGACATTGTTCTATCACCCTCGCCCAAACAAAAGAACAATGCCAGTCATACTCTGATTAAGCCTAAAGATGAGCCAATCACTGATGTCACACCTGTCACCAGGGTCCATCCAG ATGACTGCCATGAACTTTCAGTATCCCATGCTGCTCAAAGAATAGACGCTGTTGATGGAAATGTTGCTGCAAGTGAACTGAGAAACATTGGAGCACTGGCAAAGATCCCAG AGGATGCTCTAGGTGCTGGATACTTGGGTTTTAGTTCTGTGAGTGGATCAACTGTTCCGGTTGATACTCTTCCCAATACATTGCCACTTCCTCCAACTTGCAATGGCATGGATGATGTCACACCTCTGAAGATGATGGCAAGTCTAGATGACCGTGGATCAAACAGAGTGAGCTGTGCTGAAGAAATGAATGGTTCGAGCTTGGAGGTTATCCATCACCCGCTGGTGGCTCTGAACACTGTCAGCTCACCTGATGATGTTATCGATATAGCCAAGGGACTGGAAAAAGTTGTAATCACTATAATGAATGAGGTCAATGATGAGCGTCCTCCATCTTTCTTTTACATACCCCAAAATGCAGTTTTTCAAAATGCGTATTTGAATTTCTCTCTGGCTCATATGGGAGATAGCCACTATTGTGGTACTTGTTCTGGGAATTGTCTGTCCTTATCCACTCCTTGTCCCTGTGCATATGAAAATGGAGGTGAATTTGCATACACTACCGACGGCCTTGTTAGAGAGGACTTTCTTAATGAGTGTATCTCCATGAATCGTGATCCGAAGAAGCACTGCCAGTTTTTCTGTAAGGAATGTGTTCTTGAAAGATCAAAAAGTGAAGATGTCATTGAACCTTGTAAAGGTCATCTAGTGAGGAAGTTCATTAAAGAATGTTGGTGGAAATGTGGCTGCGATAAATTGTGTGGAAATCGAGTAGTGCAGAGAGGAATAAGTTGCAAATTACAG GTGTTTATGACACCTGAAGGTAAAGGGTGGGGTCTACGTATACTGGAGGACCTGCCAAAAGGTGCATTTGTTTGCGAGTATGTTGGAGAAGTTTTAACAAACACAGAGCTCTTTGATCGTGTTTCACGTAGTCCCAAAGGGGAGAAACATTCATATCCTGTTCTTCTTGATGCTGATTGGGGTGCAGAAGAAGTACTCAAAGACGAAGCTCTTTGTTTGGATGCTACTTATTATGGAAATGTTGCAAGGTTTATCAATCACAG ATGTTATGACTCAAACATGGTTGAGATTCCTGTGGAAGTGGAGACTCCTGATCACCACTATTATCAC CTTGCGTTCTTTACTACGAGAAACGTGAAAGCCAAGGAAGAACTTACTTGG GATTATGGTATTGATTTTGATGACCATGGCCATCCTATAAAGGCCTTTCGTTGTCAATGCGGCAGCAAGTTTTGCCGCAACATAAAACGCTCAAGTA GATCTAAATCTTTGAGAAGATGA